In Felis catus isolate Fca126 chromosome A2, F.catus_Fca126_mat1.0, whole genome shotgun sequence, the following proteins share a genomic window:
- the FAM133B gene encoding protein FAM133B isoform X1: protein MGKRDNRVAYMNPIAMARSRGPIQSSGPTIQDYLNRPRPTWEEVKEQLEKKKKGSKALAEFEEKMNENWKKELEKHREKLLSGSESSSKKKQRKKKEKKKSGRYSSSSSSSSDSSSSSSDSEDEDKKQGKRKKKKKNRSHKSSESSMSETESDSKDSLKKKKKSKDATEKDKDIKGLSKKRKMYPEDKPLSSESLSESDYIEEVRAKKKKSSEEREKVIEKTKKKKKHKKHSKKKKKKAASSSPDSP, encoded by the exons ATGGGGAAGCGGGACAATCGAGTG GCCTATATGAACCCAATAGCAATGGCCAGATCCAGGGGTCCAATCCAGTCTTCAGGGCCAACAATCCAAGATTATCTGAATCGACCAAGGCCTACCTG GGAAGAAGTGAAAGAAcaactagagaagaaaaagaaaggctccAAGGCATTGgctgaatttgaagaaaaaatgaatgag AACTGgaagaaagaactagaaaaacaCAGGGAGAAATTATTAAGTGGAAGTGAGAGCTCATCCAAAAAAAAGCAG agaaagaaaaaagaaaagaagaaatctggTAGG TAttcatcttcttcttcatcaAGCTCTGATTCTTCCAGCAGTTCTTCGGATTCTGAAGATGAG gataaaaaacaaggaaaaagaaaaaagaaaaagaagaatcgtTCACATAAATCTTCTGAAAGCTCCATGTCAGAAACTGAATCGGACAGTAAG gatagtttaaaaaagaaaaagaagtcaaaggaTGCAACTGAGAAAGACAAG gaCATTAAAGGActtagcaaaaaaagaaagatgtatcCTGAAGATAAACCTTTATCATCTGAGTCCTTATCAGAATCAGATTACATTGAAGAA GTAcgagcaaaaaagaagaaaagcagtgaAGAACGAGAAAAAGTAATA gaaaaaacaaaaaagaaaaagaagcataagAAACacagtaagaagaagaaaaagaaggctgCTAGTTCAAGTCCCGACTCGccataa
- the FAM133B gene encoding protein FAM133B isoform X2, with protein sequence MGKRDNRVAYMNPIAMARSRGPIQSSGPTIQDYLNRPRPTWEEVKEQLEKKKKGSKALAEFEEKMNENWKKELEKHREKLLSGSESSSKKKQRKKKEKKKSGRYSSSSSSSSDSSSSSSDSEDEDKKQGKRKKKKKNRSHKSSESSMSETESDSKDSLKKKKKSKDATEKDKDIKGLSKKRKMYPEDKPLSSESLSESDYIEEVRAKKKKSSEEREKEKTKKKKKHKKHSKKKKKKAASSSPDSP encoded by the exons ATGGGGAAGCGGGACAATCGAGTG GCCTATATGAACCCAATAGCAATGGCCAGATCCAGGGGTCCAATCCAGTCTTCAGGGCCAACAATCCAAGATTATCTGAATCGACCAAGGCCTACCTG GGAAGAAGTGAAAGAAcaactagagaagaaaaagaaaggctccAAGGCATTGgctgaatttgaagaaaaaatgaatgag AACTGgaagaaagaactagaaaaacaCAGGGAGAAATTATTAAGTGGAAGTGAGAGCTCATCCAAAAAAAAGCAG agaaagaaaaaagaaaagaagaaatctggTAGG TAttcatcttcttcttcatcaAGCTCTGATTCTTCCAGCAGTTCTTCGGATTCTGAAGATGAG gataaaaaacaaggaaaaagaaaaaagaaaaagaagaatcgtTCACATAAATCTTCTGAAAGCTCCATGTCAGAAACTGAATCGGACAGTAAG gatagtttaaaaaagaaaaagaagtcaaaggaTGCAACTGAGAAAGACAAG gaCATTAAAGGActtagcaaaaaaagaaagatgtatcCTGAAGATAAACCTTTATCATCTGAGTCCTTATCAGAATCAGATTACATTGAAGAA GTAcgagcaaaaaagaagaaaagcagtgaAGAACGAGAAAAA gaaaaaacaaaaaagaaaaagaagcataagAAACacagtaagaagaagaaaaagaaggctgCTAGTTCAAGTCCCGACTCGccataa
- the FAM133B gene encoding protein FAM133B isoform X3 yields MNPIAMARSRGPIQSSGPTIQDYLNRPRPTWEEVKEQLEKKKKGSKALAEFEEKMNENWKKELEKHREKLLSGSESSSKKKQRKKKEKKKSGRYSSSSSSSSDSSSSSSDSEDEDKKQGKRKKKKKNRSHKSSESSMSETESDSKDSLKKKKKSKDATEKDKDIKGLSKKRKMYPEDKPLSSESLSESDYIEEVRAKKKKSSEEREKVIEKTKKKKKHKKHSKKKKKKAASSSPDSP; encoded by the exons ATGAACCCAATAGCAATGGCCAGATCCAGGGGTCCAATCCAGTCTTCAGGGCCAACAATCCAAGATTATCTGAATCGACCAAGGCCTACCTG GGAAGAAGTGAAAGAAcaactagagaagaaaaagaaaggctccAAGGCATTGgctgaatttgaagaaaaaatgaatgag AACTGgaagaaagaactagaaaaacaCAGGGAGAAATTATTAAGTGGAAGTGAGAGCTCATCCAAAAAAAAGCAG agaaagaaaaaagaaaagaagaaatctggTAGG TAttcatcttcttcttcatcaAGCTCTGATTCTTCCAGCAGTTCTTCGGATTCTGAAGATGAG gataaaaaacaaggaaaaagaaaaaagaaaaagaagaatcgtTCACATAAATCTTCTGAAAGCTCCATGTCAGAAACTGAATCGGACAGTAAG gatagtttaaaaaagaaaaagaagtcaaaggaTGCAACTGAGAAAGACAAG gaCATTAAAGGActtagcaaaaaaagaaagatgtatcCTGAAGATAAACCTTTATCATCTGAGTCCTTATCAGAATCAGATTACATTGAAGAA GTAcgagcaaaaaagaagaaaagcagtgaAGAACGAGAAAAAGTAATA gaaaaaacaaaaaagaaaaagaagcataagAAACacagtaagaagaagaaaaagaaggctgCTAGTTCAAGTCCCGACTCGccataa